The Stenotrophomonas sp. NA06056 genome segment CTCCGGCGTGACAGGCCAGCATTCTAACCAGCTGAACTACCGCTCCACATTTCAAACTTACCGCGGTGCTGTGGTGGGTGCTGAGGGTTTCGAACCCCCGACCCTCTCCGTGTAAAGGAGACGCTCTACCGCTGAGCTAAGCACCCCAGCGAGCCGCTTAGTTTACAGCATCCTTCAGGGCCTTACCAGCCTTGAACGACGGATTCTTCGAAGCAGCGATCTTGATGGTGTCGCCGGTCTTCGGGTTGCGGCCGGTGCGGGCGGCACGGTCGCGGACCTGGAAGGTACCGAAGCCAACCAGGGTGACCGCATCGCCGTCCTTCAGCGCCTTGGTGACGG includes the following:
- a CDS encoding HU family DNA-binding protein; translation: MNKTELIDAVAEAADLTKAESSRAVDAVVAAVTKALKDGDAVTLVGFGTFQVRDRAARTGRNPKTGDTIKIAASKNPSFKAGKALKDAVN